A single Acropora palmata chromosome 5, jaAcrPala1.3, whole genome shotgun sequence DNA region contains:
- the LOC141881732 gene encoding sodium- and chloride-dependent GABA transporter 1-like — protein MYFREDAASVTFTLERQPEHQQEKPVFVFEEPSRDRWSRKVEFLLSSFGFCVGYGNIWRFPYLCLRNGGGGFLIPYFVFLVFGGIPIFFLEQSVGQLTQSAPVHAWNKLCPLLRGIGFASIVISFLVSIYYNVIVAWSLFYFFKAFKKDIPWLGCHHPWNTPDCYVYNASDTNATGTSSSEEFMVKEVLKVSSGIDEPGPLNVPLTISLLVAWVLVYFCVWKGVRSMGKVAYVTATAPFFVLVTLFIRGITLPGAKDGVEFYLLPSWEQLAHPQAWIDAAAQVLLSFGMGMGVNLTFASYNNKQNDIMKDSFIISIANCVTSVFAGFTIFSILGFVAGQQDKTIDELAAQGPDLVFSAFPAALAQLPVPQVWAVLFMFMLIMLGLDSQFGRVEVLASCIIQQHSSALSRFRELVVLLICVVLLAVGLLCVTHGGVYVFNLLETFSAGVSLFFIVLMELVVVGWIYGAERFSHDVEDMIGRPISRWWFFCWKFISPLSVLGVLVFRLITLPGIKYEDYAYPLWGEILGWLIRAASLLLVPVLIVKTVLDIYCCRKGGEGTAQSLHEATFVPYEIRAPNVKHTETGSLSPVYLSA, from the exons ATGTATTTTCGAGAAGACGCTGCGTCAGTCACGTTCACTTTGGAAAGGCAACCTGAGCATCAGCAGGAAAAACCTGTTTTTGTGTTCGAGGAACCGAGCCGTGATCGCTGGAGCAGGAAGGTCGAATTTCTTCTGTCTTCCTTTGGATTTTGCGTCGGCTATGGAAACATTTGGAGGTTCCCTTATCTATGTTTACGAAATGGAGGAG GTGGTTTCTTGATCCCCTATTTTGTCTTCCTTGTGTTCGGAGGAATCcctattttctttcttgaacAATCCGTTGGCCAGCTCACACAGTCAGCGCCAGTGCATGCGTGGAACAAGCTCTGTCCGCTTCTTAGAG GAATTGGTTTTGCCAGCATTGTAATTTCTTTCCTGGTGTCAATCTATTACAATGTGATCGTGGCGTGGTCgctgttttatttcttcaaaGCCTTTAAGAAGGACATTCCTTGGTTGGGCTGTCATCATCCGTGGAACACACCGGATTGTTACGTGTACAACGCTTCAGATACAAACGCGACTGGTACCTCTTCAAGCGAAGAGTTCATGGT AAAAGAAGTTCTGAAGGTTTCCAGTGGGATAGATGAACCAGGCCCTCTCAACGTACCGCTCACCATCAGCTTGTTGGTGGCCTGGGTACTAGTATACTTCTGCGTATGGAAAGGAGTGCGGTCGATGGGAAAG GTCGCGTACGTGACAGCAACAGCACCGTTCTTTGTCTTGGTTACTCTGTTTATCCGAGGCATCACTTTACCTGGAGCCAAAGATGGAGTCGAGTTCTATCTCCTACCTTCCTGGGAACAACTTGCACATCCACAG GCGTGGATTGACGCAGCAGCGCAAGTCTTACTTTCTTTTGGAATGGGCATGGGCGTAAACCTCACATTTGCAAGTTATAACAACAAGCAGAATGATATCATGAA AGACTCCTTTATTATCTCTATCGCAAATTGTGTGACAAGTGTGTTTGCTGGATTTACTATTTTCTCCATCCTTGGTTTCGTTGCTGGGCAACAGGATAAAACTATCGACGAACTCGCCGCGCAAG GTCCGGATTTAGTTTTCAGTGCCTTCCCGGCGGCCTTGGCGCAGCTCCCTGTGCCACAAGTATGGGCCGTGCTGTTTATGTTTATGTTGATTATGTTGGGATTGGACAGTCAG tttggtAGAGTGGAAGTACTTGCTTCGTGTATTATCCAACAGCATTCATCGGCTTTGAGTCGCTTCAGGGAACTGGTTGTGTTGCTCATCTGCGTGGTACTGCTCGCGGTTGGTCTTCTCTGTGTGACACAC GGTGGTGTGTACGTTTTCAATCTGCTCGAGACTTTCTCAGCTGGAGTGTCCCTCTTTTTTATCGTGTTAATGGAACTCGTCGTTGTGGGCTGGATTTACG GAGCTGAGAGGTTCTCCCATGATGTGGAAGACATGATTGGTCGTCCGATTTCCAGATGGTGGTTTTTTTGCTGGAAGTTTATCTCGCCGCTGTCAGTGCTG GGTGTCCTTGTGTTCAGGTTAATCACACTCCCTGGAATTAAGTATGAAGATTATGCCTATCCTCTGTGGGGCGAGATCTTGGGATGGCTTATCAGAGCTGCATCCTTGCTCTTGGTTCCAGTCCTTATCGTTAAAACTGTATTAGACATTTATTGCTGCAGGAAAGGCGGAGAGGGGACTGCgcag
- the LOC141881731 gene encoding glycine--tRNA ligase-like: MNRLFICRRLVSKKNLFLRQLVLKRRNPRHIFTAILSFHTSNPLTLKNAFDLQFLIGTRKMSDSSGENATILDNLRKSVKEQGDLLKKLKSENAPPPDIEVAIKELKVRKKTLENKEKELAPKEEKFDRSKLEDLLKRRFFFVPAFEIYGGVAGLYDYGPSGCAMEANMLTIWKSHFVLEEQMLEIRASLLTPHQVLKASGHVDRFADCMVKDVKTGDCYRADHLLEGHLEKLLADKKLDKEKRNEYESVLGQIDNYGMKELGELLSKYDAKASMTGNDLTDPVEFNLMFATSIGPSGLIPGYLRPETAQGIFVNFKRLLEANNGRLPFAAAQIGPAFRNEISPRSGLLRVREFTLAEIEHFVDPTDKSHPKFENVSSQKLTLYPSEYQIEGKPAVNIALEDAVSQKIVNSQTMGYFLGRVYLFLLKVGVDPKKIRFRQHMFNEMAHYACDCWDAELLTSYGWIECVGCADRACYDLSVHTKATGERLIAQVDLPQPEMVDVVEVVPEKPTIGQAFKKEGKVVMDYLAQMDKESIKEFEDKLTDSGEVTITVDSKEFKIEKSMIREIKRYQREVHVRDVEPHVIEPSFGVGRIMYAVLEHSFQIREGDEQRTWLSLPPAVAPVKCSVLPLSKNKEFGQFVKKLSEALTELDIAHKVDDSSGSIGRRYARTDEVAIPFGITVDFDTVNKEPHSATLRERNTTRQIRAEIDELPSLVSDLVRGKVTWSEVEGKFGLFEGQETGSK, encoded by the exons ATGAATAGATTGTTTATTTGTAGACGTCTCGTTTCTAAGAAAAATCTGTTTTTGAGACAGCTAGTTTTAAAACGACGCAACCCTCGACATATCTTTACAGCGATCCTCTCCTTTCATACATCAAATCCTTTGACTTTGAAGAACGCGTTCGATTTACAGTTTTTGATCGGAACACGAAAAATGTCTGATAGCAGCGGAGAAAATGCCactattttggacaatttacGAAAATCCGTCAAAGAACAG ggtGATCTTCTAAAGAAACTCAAGTCTGAAAATGCTCCTCCACCAGATATTGAAGTTGCCATCAAAGAGTTGAAAGTCAGGAAAAAGACTCTTGAAAATAAG gaGAAAGAGTTGGCtccaaaagaagaaaaatttgatAGATCCAAGTTAGAGGACTTGTTAAAGCGtcgcttcttttttgttccaGCCTTTGAAATTTATGGAG GTGTGGCTGGACTGTATGATTATGGGCCGTCTGGCTGTGCTATGGAGGCCAACATGTTGACCATTTGGAAGTCACACTTTGTCCTGGAGGAGCAGATGCTGGAAATCAGGGCTTCCTTACTTACTCCGCATCAAGTGCTTAA AGCATCTGGTCATGTAGACAGATTTGCAGATTGCATGGTGAAAGATGTGAAAACTGGTGATTGCTATAGAGCTGATCACCTTCTGGAAG GTCATCTTGAAAAATTGCTGGCTGACAAAAAGTTGGACAAAGAGAAGAGAAATGAATATGAAAGTGTTCTTGGTCAG ATTGACAATTACGGAATGAAAGAATTGGGAGAACTGTTGAGCAAGTATGACGCCAAGGCGTCCATGACTGGAAATGATCTAACAGATCCTGTCGAATTTAACTTGATGTTTGCAACATCGATTGGTCCCAGTGGTCTAATTCCCGG GTATCTGAGACCAGAAACTGCACAAGGGATCTTTGTGAACTTCAAGCGTCTCCTGGAAGCTAACAATGGAAGACTCCCATTTGCTGCTGCCCAGATAGGCCCTGCTTTTAGAAACGAGATCTCGCCACGATCAGGACTTCTGAGAGTGAG AGAATTCACATTGGCTGAAATCGAGCACTTCGTTGATCCGACGGACAAGAGTCACcctaaatttgaaaatgtcagTTCCCAGAAGCTAACGTTGTATCCGTCGGAATACCAGATAGAGGGCAAGCCAGCGGTGAATATTGCGCTAGAGGATGCAGTGAGTCAG AAAATCGTCAATTCCCAGACCATGGGGTACTTTCTGGGCCGTGTCTACCTTTTCCTGTTGAAGGTTGGGGTCGATCCGAAGAAGATCCGTTTCAGACAACATATGTTCAATGAAATGGCACACTACGCGTGCGACTGCTGGGATGCTGAGCTTCTCACCTCTTAC GGCTGGATTGAATGCGTTGGATGCGCTGACAGGGCCTGCTATGATTTGTCTGTGCACACCAAAGCAACTGGCGAGAGGCTAATCGCGCAAGTTGATCTGCCACAACCT GAAATGGTCGACGTGGTGGAGGTTGTTCCAGAGAAACCCACCATCGGACAAGCCTTTAAAAAAGAAGGCAAAGTTGTCATGGATTATCTGGCTCAAATGGATAAAGAAAGTATCAAAGAATTTGAGGACAAACTCACAGATTCTGG CGAGGTGACCATAACCGTGGattcaaaagaatttaaaatcGAGAAATCCATGATCCGGGAAATCAAGCGATACCAGAGAGAGGTTCACG TTCGCGATGTGGAACCTCATGTGATCGAGCCGTCCTTTGGAGTGGGAAGAATCATGTACGCTGTGCTGGAACACAGCTTTCAAATTCGTGAAGGGGACGAGCAAAGGACG TGGCTGTCTCTGCCGCCGGCCGTTGCTCCTGTCAAATGTTCCGTGTTGCCACTCAGCAAAAACAAGGAGTTTGGCCAATTTGTGAAGAAGCTGT CTGAGGCCTTGACGGAATTGGATATTGCGCACAAAGTGGACGACTCAAGCGGGTCGATCGGCCGGCGCTACGCACGAACCGATGAGGTTGCAATTCCGTTTGGCATCACGGTCGACTTTGATACTGTGAACAAAGAACCACACAGCGCTACACTGAGAGAGAGAAACACCACCCGACAGATCCGAGCAGAG ATAGATGAATTGCCATCATTAGTCAGCGATCTGGTTCGCGGTAAAGTCACGTGGTCAGAAGTAGAGGGCAAGTTTGGTTTGTTTGAAGGGCAAGAAACTGGTTCCAAGTAG
- the LOC141881078 gene encoding uncharacterized protein LOC141881078, with protein MSRGKIIRVSLGFWKISRPLSFSCIVLTMSKRKAASTQGSKNKRKKLSLGLEQVDNSESAFECSSKEVTNLIKKLERVFSKNADRKRSLPMKKYMRDQFEFFGLYSPARKSVTKEFLQQKLNSVEIRKLVVLLWAKPEREFQYFALDYLTKHLDVSNDFEANVKCMEHLITTKSWWDTVDALASKMIGQLVKQNPNEGKVLMKEWIDHENMWLRRTALLHQLSYKEQTDEEMLFEFCSKRADEKEFFIRKAIGWALREHAWRSGASVKKYLLKNKKTLSTLSFKEASKHLKM; from the coding sequence ATGTCCAGGGGCAAAATAATTCGCGTTTCACTAGGCTTTTGGAAAATAAGTCGTCCACTATCTTTTTCGTGCATTGTTTTAACTATgagcaaaagaaaagcagcTTCGACTCAAGGCTCGAAAAACAagcgaaaaaaattatcacttGGCTTGGAACAAGTTGATAATTCTGAAAGTGCATTCGAATGTTCGTCAAAAGAGGTGACGAACCTTATTAAGAAACTTGAGCGAGTATTTAGCAAAAATGCCGATCGCAAGCGAAGCTTGCCTATGAAGAAATACATGAGAGACCAGTTCGAGTTCTTTGGCCTTTACAGCCCTGCTAGAAAAAGCGTCACAAAGGAATTTCTGCAACAGAAGCTGAATTCGGTGGAGATCAGAAAGTTAGTTGTACTTCTGTGGGCAAAACCAGAACGCGAATTCCAATACTTCGCTCTTGATTATCTCACAAAACACCTAGATGTTTCGAATGATTTCGAAGCCAATGTGAAGTGCATGGAGCACTTGATCACTACGAAGTCTTGGTGGGACACAGTTGATGCCCTGGCTTCCAAGATGATCGGCCAACTTGTGAAGCAAAATCCTAACGAAGGCAAAGTTCTGATGAAAGAATGGATTGACCACGAAAACATGTGGCTGAGGAGGACGGCCTTACTCCATCAGCTGTCTTACAAAGAACAAACTGACGAAGAAATGCTGTTTGAGTTTTGCAGTAAAAGAGCAGatgaaaaagagtttttcatcAGGAAAGCAATCGGGTGGGCACTGAGAGAGCACGCTTGGAGATCCGGCGCAAGCGTGAAAAAGTATTTGTTGAAGAACAAGAAGACTTTGAGCACTCTTAGCTTTAAAGAGGCTTCAAAACATTTGAAGATGTAA